GCCGGGTTCGGCTTTGTGCTTGACGAGTGCCTTCATGGGTGGCTCCAGGCATGCGGAAGGGGGCGCCGTGGGCGTGCGGGGCCCGCGTGGCGTCGGTGACGGGCACCAATCTGCCGATCGCCGTGGTGATCAGTCCATCTAGACTTTCTTAAACGGGCCGACAGCGCAGCTTCACGAGCGTGTCTTCACCCCTATGCTCCTCCCTTGACGGGGCAGGGAAAAGGGGAGGTGAGGGGCGTGCCGAGTCTGCGCAGCAGGGCTTTTTCGGTCGCCATGGTCGCGGCGGGGCGGCGCAGACGGTTCGCGAGCGCCGACGCGGTGCGGGCCCGGGTGGCGTCGGCGGCCCGCCGGCCCCCCTCGCATCTGCCGCCGCGCCGGGTGGGCCGCGTCGCGGACGTCTCCCGGACCTTCGTCGGCGCGTGGCCGGTGTACGACGTCTGCCCGCCGGGGGCGGAGCCGTCGGCACAGGTGCTGTACGTGCACGGCGGCGGCTATGTGGGCGAGCTGGAGCGCCGGCACTGGGAGCTGGTGCGGGCCCTGGTGACGCGGGCCCGGGCCCGCGTCGTCGTGCCCGCGTACATCCTGGCGCCGCGCGGTACCGCGGACCGGACCGTCCCGGTCGCCACCGACCTGCTGAGCGGGCTGATCGCGGGCGGCGGTGACGGCGGGACGGTGCTCATCGGCGACTCGGCCGGGGCCGGGATGGCGCTGGCGGCGGCGCAGCGCCTGCGCGACCGTGACGGCGAGCAGCCCTCGCGGATCGTGCTGGTCTCGCCCTGGCTGGACGTGACGATGAGCCATCCGGACCAGGCCGCGATCGAGCCGGCCGATCCGGTGCTCGCCCGTGCGGGCCTGGCCGAGGCCGGGCGGCTGTACGCGGGGACGCTGGCGGCCGAGGATCCGCTGGTGAGCCCGCTGCGCGGGACGTTCGGGGGCCTCGCGCCACTGACGGTCTTCAGCGGGACCCGGGACGTGCTCGCGACGGACAGCCGGGAACTGGTGCGGCGGGCGCGTGCCGAGGGGACCGAGGTGGAGTTCCACGAGGCGGCGGGGCTCCCCCACGGATACCCGCTGCTGCCGGTGCCGGAGGGGCGGGCGGCCCGGGACAGGATCGTCGAGCTGGTCAGGTCGGCGGCCGAGCTGTGAGGCCCGCTACGCCGTGCAGGTCATGAGGGAGCTGATCGGCCAGGCGCGGTAGGCCGTCCAGAAGGCTTCGTCGCGGACGGTGTCGGCGGGCGGCGTCCGGTTCGGCTGCCAGCCCACCGTGACGAAGCCCGCCTCGACGGCCGCCTCGGCGAGGTCGGAGTGGGCCCACTCGCGGAACTCGAACGGCACCGGCGGCTCGGTCAGGAAGTGGGCCTTCAGCAGCGGCGCGTCGCCGTCGCGGACCCGGTCGAGGATGCGGACCCCGTACGGCGACCAGTCCACCCGCGGGAACGCTCCGGCGTTGGGGACGATGGCCAGCAGCCGGCCGCCGGCGCGCAGGTTGGCGCGGACGGACCGGAACATCGCGTGCAGGGTCCGGCGGTCGGGCGCGTAGCTGAACACGTACGCGGCGGTGGCGAGGTCGAAGGGGCCCAGGTCGGGCAGGCCGGCCGCGTCGGCGACGAGGTATTCGACGTCGGGGCGGTCCTTGGTCGCCTCGTGTTCGCGGGCCAGGCGGATCATCTCCTCGGAGACGTCCACGCCGACGGTGCGCCGGGCTCCGCCGCGGGCCAGCAGCCGGGTGTTGTAGCCGTATCCGCAGGCCAGGTCGAGGGCGTCGAGGCCGCGCAGTCCGCCGAGCGCGTCGAGGGCCCCGTGCAGGGTGTAGGTGTCGGCCGCGGAGAAGGCGGCCGTGCTGGTGGACTGCGCGTAGCGCTCGCCGATGGTGTCGTACTGGAACCGCATGCTCTGCCTTCCGGGGGCCGGCCGGGGTGTGGGACGCGTGCGTATCGCGCCCGTATCGTGCCCCGCGGCGTGGGCGGACGGCCGCCCGCACACCCGTACCTCCCCCGGACGAGGGAAGCGGTCGGCCTATCGCGGCGGCGTCGGGCGGGGGCCCGCGGGGACACGCCGCCGCGGCTTCGGAGCCGGGATGCCGATGCCGCCGCCGAGGGCGCATGCTGACTGTGTGATGGCGAGAGCGGGCAGCGTCGGCGCCGCCGCCGACGCCTTGGTCCAGGCACTCGCGCGGGCCGCCGTGAGCGCCGGGGAGGCCGTGGGTGGGTACGCGGCCGGGGTCTACCTGCGCTCGGGCTCCGGCGATCTGCTGCAGCTGGCCCTGTTCACGGGACTGCCGCTGCCGCTGTTCCGGCCGTGGTGGCGGATGCAGGTCAACCGGCCCTTTCCGGTCGCCGAGGCCTACCGCTCGGGGCAGGCCGTACACCTGCCCGACGCCGCGTCGGCCATGAGCCGCTTCCCGCAGCTGGTCGCGGGACTGCCCTTCCCCTTCGCCTCGCTGTACGAGCCGGTGGTCGCGGGCGCGGAGCGGTTCGGCGTGCTGCTGGTGCTGCGGCCCGCCACGCCCGGTGTCCCGGTCGGCGCCCGCGACCGCAGACGGCTCCGGGAGGCCGCGGAGAGGCTGGCGGGCGAGCTGGCGAAGCTGTCGGCGGCCGGGGAGCCGGTGGCGTGGGAAGGGGACCCGGTCGCGGTGCCGCCTCCGCCGCCCGGGGCCGGGGCGGTGGCGGCGGACGCCCGCCGCGCCGTGGACCGGCTCGCGCAGGCGGTGCTCTCCCTGGACCGGCAGGGCCGAATCGGCTTCGTCAACTCCGCGGCGGAGCACCTGCTGGGCACCGGCGCGGGGCAGTTGCAGGGGCGGCTGCTGTGGGAGGCTCTGCCGTGGCTCGGGCACCCCTCGTACGACGATCACTTCCGGGCCGTCTTCATGTCCTCGGAGCCGGTGCACTTCTCCGCCCGGCGCGGCCGCCATCCGCCGGGCGAGTGGCTGTCGGTGGGCCTCTATCCGGCCCCGGACGGCGTGACCGTGACGATCGGCACGGCCGACCCGCCCGCCTATCCGGCCTCGGCCGCCGACACCGGCGCGGACGGGGGCTCGCCCACGGACGGGGCGTCCACGCTGTACCGCCCGGTGGCGCTCGCCATCGCGCTGACCGAGGCGGTCACGGCCCGGCAGGTGTCGGCGGTGGTCACCGAGGAGCTGCTGCCCGCCTTCGGCGGCCGCCAGCTCGCGATCTACCTGCTCGACGAACGGCATCTGCACCTGGCCTGGGAGACCGGCTTCCCGCGGGGTTTCCTGAACCGGTTCGACGGGGTGGCCCTCGACGTCCGGCTGCCGGGCGTGGAGACGCTGACGACGGGCCGCCCGCTGTTCTTCGAGTCGATGCAGCGGCTGGCCGCTGCCTATCCGGGCATTCCGCTGGACGCGGACGTCGGTGCGCGCGCCTTCCTGCCGCTGATCGCGTCCGGCCGTCCGGTCGGCTCGTGCATCCTCGGTTTCGACGCGCCGCGCGGCTTCAGCCCGGAGGAGCGTACGGTGCTCACCGCGCTGGCCGGCCTGATCGCGCAGGCCCTGGCGCGGGCCCGGCGCTACGACAGCGAGGCGGCGCTCGCCCACGGGCTCCAGGCGGCGCTGCTGCCGCACCGGCTGCCGGTGCGGCGGCACGTGGAGACGGTCGGCCGCTATCTGCCCGGTTCCGCCGGCATGGACGTGGGCGGCGACTGGTACGACGTCGTGGAGACCGGCTCGGGCCGACTGGCCCTGGTCATCGGCGACGTCCAGGGGCACGGGGTGGCCGCCGCCGCGACCATGGGGCAGCTCCGCAGCGCCGTACGGGCCTTCGCGCTCGCCGGGAGCACACCGGAGCAGGTGGTGCGCGGCACCAACCGGCTGCTCATCGACCTCGATCCGGGCCAGTTCGCCAGCTGCTGCTACGTGGTGCTCGACCCGGCGTCGGGCTCGGCCCAGGCCGTCCGGGCCGGACACCCGCAGCCGCTGCTGCGCCGCCCCGACGGCCGGACGGAGGTGCTGGACCTGGCGGGCGGGGTGGTCCTCGGCGTCGACCCGGAGGCGGCGTACCCGGTGACGGAGCTCCGGCTGGCGCCGGGCGCGGTGCTCGCGCTGTACACGGACGGGCTGGTGGAGCTGCCCGGTGTGGACATCGACGAGGGGGTGGAGCGGCTGCGGGCGGCGCTGGCGTCGGGGCCGCCGGTTCCGCTGGCCGAGGCCGCCGACCGGCTGATCGGCGACGCCGCCGACCGGCCGGACGACATCGCGCTGCTGCTGGCGTCCCTCACGGGCGGCGGCGAGCGGCCCGCGCCACGCTGACCGGGTGCCCTTCACGGCCGTTCGAAGGCCTGGAGGATCCCGCCGGCCGAGAAGCACAGGGCGCCGCACAGCGTCCCCCAGTTCGCGACTCCGGCGTCGACC
This DNA window, taken from Streptomyces sp. TN58, encodes the following:
- a CDS encoding alpha/beta hydrolase fold domain-containing protein — translated: MPSLRSRAFSVAMVAAGRRRRFASADAVRARVASAARRPPSHLPPRRVGRVADVSRTFVGAWPVYDVCPPGAEPSAQVLYVHGGGYVGELERRHWELVRALVTRARARVVVPAYILAPRGTADRTVPVATDLLSGLIAGGGDGGTVLIGDSAGAGMALAAAQRLRDRDGEQPSRIVLVSPWLDVTMSHPDQAAIEPADPVLARAGLAEAGRLYAGTLAAEDPLVSPLRGTFGGLAPLTVFSGTRDVLATDSRELVRRARAEGTEVEFHEAAGLPHGYPLLPVPEGRAARDRIVELVRSAAEL
- a CDS encoding class I SAM-dependent methyltransferase, with protein sequence MRFQYDTIGERYAQSTSTAAFSAADTYTLHGALDALGGLRGLDALDLACGYGYNTRLLARGGARRTVGVDVSEEMIRLAREHEATKDRPDVEYLVADAAGLPDLGPFDLATAAYVFSYAPDRRTLHAMFRSVRANLRAGGRLLAIVPNAGAFPRVDWSPYGVRILDRVRDGDAPLLKAHFLTEPPVPFEFREWAHSDLAEAAVEAGFVTVGWQPNRTPPADTVRDEAFWTAYRAWPISSLMTCTA
- a CDS encoding SpoIIE family protein phosphatase — encoded protein: MARAGSVGAAADALVQALARAAVSAGEAVGGYAAGVYLRSGSGDLLQLALFTGLPLPLFRPWWRMQVNRPFPVAEAYRSGQAVHLPDAASAMSRFPQLVAGLPFPFASLYEPVVAGAERFGVLLVLRPATPGVPVGARDRRRLREAAERLAGELAKLSAAGEPVAWEGDPVAVPPPPPGAGAVAADARRAVDRLAQAVLSLDRQGRIGFVNSAAEHLLGTGAGQLQGRLLWEALPWLGHPSYDDHFRAVFMSSEPVHFSARRGRHPPGEWLSVGLYPAPDGVTVTIGTADPPAYPASAADTGADGGSPTDGASTLYRPVALAIALTEAVTARQVSAVVTEELLPAFGGRQLAIYLLDERHLHLAWETGFPRGFLNRFDGVALDVRLPGVETLTTGRPLFFESMQRLAAAYPGIPLDADVGARAFLPLIASGRPVGSCILGFDAPRGFSPEERTVLTALAGLIAQALARARRYDSEAALAHGLQAALLPHRLPVRRHVETVGRYLPGSAGMDVGGDWYDVVETGSGRLALVIGDVQGHGVAAAATMGQLRSAVRAFALAGSTPEQVVRGTNRLLIDLDPGQFASCCYVVLDPASGSAQAVRAGHPQPLLRRPDGRTEVLDLAGGVVLGVDPEAAYPVTELRLAPGAVLALYTDGLVELPGVDIDEGVERLRAALASGPPVPLAEAADRLIGDAADRPDDIALLLASLTGGGERPAPR